One region of Triticum aestivum cultivar Chinese Spring chromosome 6B, IWGSC CS RefSeq v2.1, whole genome shotgun sequence genomic DNA includes:
- the LOC123134454 gene encoding nuclear transcription factor Y subunit B-1-like, with product MGGSSKKRGGQRGEGDAENPAAEGGSALPMANVVRLMRRVLPSNVKIAETAKQLTHDCAVEFVGFVGGEASERARSEHRRTVAPEDFTWSCQNLGFDSYVQPMETYLRGYREYDIARGRSSRGARPPAPPAMASFLPPGQPVTVTEEELEFLRSVVPPPPEGY from the exons ATGGGAGGGAGCAGCAAGAAACGTG GTGGGCAGCGCGGCGAGGGCGACGCGGAGAACCCGGCGGCGGAGGGGGGCAGCGCGCTGCCGATGGCCAACGTCGTGCGCCTGATGAGGCGGGTGCTGCCGTCGAACGTCAAGATCGCCGAGACTGCGAAGCAGCTCACCCACGACTGCGCGGTCGAGTTCGTCGGCTTCGTCGGCGGCGAGGCGTCCGAGCGGGCCAGGTCGGAGCACCGCCGCACCGTCGCGCCGGAGGACTTCACCTGGTCCTGCCAGAACCTCGGGTTCGACAGCTACGTCCAGCCCATGGAGACCTACCTCCGCGGCTACCGCGAGTACGACATCGCCCGTGGCAGGAGCAGCcgcggggcgcgccctcctgcgCCGCCGGCGATGGCATCGTTCCTACCGCCTGGACAGCCAGTGACGGTCACCGAAGAGGAGCTGGAGTTCCTGCGGTCGGTGGTCCCTCCGCCGCCGGAAGGATATTAG